From the Nematostella vectensis chromosome 7, jaNemVect1.1, whole genome shotgun sequence genome, the window AGAAATCAAAGACAGTTTACCTGAAAAATAGAGTGTTAGGGTATAGTTCGAATAACTCTTACTTTCGAGACACTCCACttataaccccccccccccccccccaaaaaaaaaaaggtttcgtTTGCCCAGGGGCGGATATACCTtctcgctaaagggggggtttagctcagtgacaaaggggggaagggggggtatttttttgttagatatggctttctggcagcccaaaggggggtttaaaccccgtaaaccctccccctagatccactACTGTTCGCCCACACTCAATTGCTATGTAAGTGGTATTATTGTAAAGTGTAGATTTACAGTAGCACACACttgattgctttttttttaaacagagTACAGGCGCTGGATGAAAGATAACTACCCCTCTATTCTAGAAGGTATGAGAACTAAATTCTACTCTTTATCCTAAGATTGAAAATTaagaattttgttttaaaacttTTCTATAGGTTTTTACACAACAGCAGAGATGGGGGGGTATGTCGATGTACGCAAAGATGATCAGAAAACGTGGAACTCTGAGTGAATCTAGAGAGTGACCATAAGCAGGATCAATATGAAATGATCACTGACAAACAGATATTGCAAAGGATGTGTTACTGATGTGGTCATATGAACTTAAACAAGCCCAATGAATACACAAAAACTTGTCTTGTGGCAGTACTTGAGCATGTTCTGACCATGAACAAGAAACATTGATAGACTGGTGAATATTACACACTTGGTGCACTCAACTGTAGACTTAGATCATCACCCTCTACTTATCTTCTACTCAACAAACAACCATAACTAAACCATAACCATAACTAAGGGTGTAGTTTGAACCCAAGCTAAGCTGTTCAGTACATATAATATTACAATTCAAAAGAGCCAGGGAGAGATAGGAACATGCAGAATTGTTATCTCCATTTACATGTACTTTTTACATGTACTTAGGACTCTAACGAGTGCCTAATAAAGCATCAAGGAATTCTCACAAATGTTTTTTGATCACAATGTCTTTCCCACATGCTAAGGATAATAAAGCAAACACCATTGTGTACGAATGTTCTTTTAATTTATATATCACTTTATAAATACCCTAACTTGGTTTGAACATATATAAGTAATTAATTACCGTAATTTCAAAAATCATGTATTGATACAGAACATTGCCAGAGGACATGAAATCAAATAATCTGATATATGACTTAGCTTTAAAATTGATTTCATATCTTACAACAGGCATAAAGAGCACCACTATGCAATCACAACTACAGTAATACTGAATGGATATGAAAATCAACTCACTCCCCTAAAAACTATCTATTACTACAAAGATTGTACGGTTATTGTGATTATTTTGGGTGGTTTTCCATAAAACTCTATTAAGTCCCCTCCCTGTTTTAATTTCCCCGTAATATTGATTGATTTACCAACCAGCTTTATCCTGGGTAATTAACCAATCAGCTTTCCCCTGGGTGATTAACCAATCAGCTTCTCCCTGGGTGATTAACCAATCAGCTTCTCCCTGGGTGATCAACCAATCAGCTCTCCCCTGGGTGATCAACCAATCAGCTCTCCCCTGGGTGATTAACCAATCAGCTTTCCCCTTCgcgattagccaatcagcttTCCCCTGGGTGTTTTTCTGACGACTGACTGCTTACTGTTTGTTGCTTATTGCCTGCCCCACAGCAGTGTATATTATTGCTAACTTTCTCATTGTGGCTGTCATCTATTTGAGTTCTGTGTTGTTCTTGACAAATTGTCCCTCGGTTTGGTGTTTTGGGACACTGTGTAACATGACCAGACGAGCCATTACATGGCCTGTAACCAGGCATATCCCATGGTTTCCTTGTGTTGTTTGAAGTAGCATGGTCATTCGAATGGTCACAAGAATGCAGAGTCGAGCTACTGCTTTCCTTAACCTTTTCAGATTCACAAAATGAGTTGCACATCTGAGTAAGAGTGCATGCTGGAATGTTTCCGCTACCATTACAGACATCACTGGAATCAAAGGAATGAGAAAGTGTCGCAGTAGCTGAACTCTTGATACGCCTAATACTTTGGTAACCTTCACAATTTGAACTATTGCGTGTACTATGCTCACTCGAATTCCTCTCGTTTTCTTGTGTTATCCCAACTAACATTCCTGTGGAATTGGCATCTTCAGAGCTAGAATGTAAGGGATCCCTTGAGCACTGACTTTTGGAAGAGGAGGCAGTCCTGCTGGGTCCTGTGTCTAGTCGAGAATCTGTTTGGTTGGGTCCTGTGTCTAGTTGAGAATCTGTTCCATTGGCACCTGTTAATAGTCGAGAATCTGTTTGGTTGGGTCCTGTGTCTAGTTTAGAACCCATTCTATTGGTTCCTGTGTTTATTCTAGGATCGGTTCTGTTGGGTTCTGTGTTTGTTGATGCGCATGTGGAATCTGACTCATGTGTTCTTGCTTGTTTACATCTCCTCCGTCGTCTATCCACATCAGACTCGTGGCTACTTGAGGAGCTCTGGCTGTCTGATGACTCGCTAGCTGAACTTGTCTCTTCTCCATCTTGCTCATCATCAGCCACTCTTGTTCTGCGGTAACGACGTGTACTACCAAAGGTGCGCCGTCTGAATGTGGCACTCCTCAATACCACTGCATCATTCTCGGGTGGTGCTAGCCCGGCACGCATCTCTGAGCTACTGGAGGGGGAAGCCAACAACCCAAGTCTGTCAGATGATGCACTGGATGTTGAAGGAAAGCGAGCTCGTCTTATCAAGTCACTTGAGTTTGACGGCATTCTGGCAAGCCTTTCAGACTCACTCGAGGTCCCAGTGCTGCTGTCCGATGATGACCCACCCTGGCCATCTATTAGCACCCTATTGATGTCCCGTAAGTACTGCAAGCTGGACTCTGAGGGCGCTGCAACAGCTCCTTCCTGCTCCTCCTCACGCAGGAACCCCCTCAGGAATACGGCACGCTGTAACCGCCGCATCCTCCTGAGTACATCCTGTGCTTCCGAGTCCCCTTCCTCCTCCGCTGCCTCATTGCGCAGGTGCATCGCCCGGCGTAGCTGCCCCATCCTCCTTAGCACAGCCCTTGTCTCTTCATCTGCGGGGGGCTCCTCTTGGTATCCCGGGGCTGTAGCATATCCAGCCAAGATGTCCCGGACAGACTGGATACTGAGACCTGGAGGCTCATTGCCGCTATCACTGCCGCTGGAGTCTGCGTGTGTAAAGTTCAGGTAAAACTCCTCTGGGGAGAAGCTGTCATCACTGTCTGACTCCCAGCCTCGCTCCTCGTGCTGAATGAGGGAGTCAAAGAAAGCCAGCATCCGAGGGTCCTCCTACacaacagagaaaaaaaaatggtttaaaggaATTACCAACAGAGATTAAAAGCAATGGGTGCAAAGACGTTACAATAATGAACTGGGGAATTAGGTAGAgggagaaaacaattttcagaaATACACCAAAAAGCAAAATTGTCTTATTTCTGTGGGGGAGTTGGGAGAATAGCTCATATAATCAAGAACTCAAAAACCCTACAGGATGAGAAGCAATGTGAGACACCTACCTCCACTGAGCCCTCATCATACTCATGGGTCAGCGGTCTCCCACTGCTCAACACCAAGTCCACATAGTCATCATGGCTGTAGAGCTCACGACGCTGGCTAGAGGTCAGTGGGCGAATGCCAGACTTTTTGTCACCATAGACCTCCCATGGGCTCCACACCTAGACAAGCAAAACAAGCCATGAAATGTGTGCTtataaacaagcaaaacaagcCATGAAAAGTGTGCttataaacaagaaaaatatatcacGAAATGTGTGCttataaacaagcaaaatatatcatgaaatgttttcttataaacaagaaaaatatatcatGAAATGTGTGCTTATAAACGCAAAATATATCATGAAATGTGTGCttataaacaagcaaaatataTCAGGAAATGTGTGTGGttataaacaagcaaaatataTCAGGAAATGTGTGTttataaacaagcaaaatataTCAGGAAATGTGTGTTTACAAACGCAAAATATATCATGAAATGTGTGCttataaacaagcaaaatgtATCATGAAATGTGTGTttacaaacaagcaaaatatATCAGGAAATGTGTGTttataaacaagcaaaatataTCAGGAAATGTGTGTttacaaacaagcaaaatatATCATGAAATGTCTGCttataaacaagaaaaatatatcaGGAAATATGTGCTtataaacaagcaaaacaagcCATGAAATGTCTGcttataaacaaacaaaaaagccATGAAATGCCTGCTcataaacaagcaaaatataTCACGAAATGTATGCttataaacaagcaaaatataTCATGAAATGTATGCTTATACACAAGCATAATACATCATGAAATTTGTGAttttaaacaagcaaaatatGCAATAAAATGTCAATTTATAAACATGCAATGAAATGTCTGCTTGCAACAAATAATGTAAACCTCTGCTCTATGGACACCTGTTTAATTTTGAAAAGAATGTAACAATTGAGTCACCTTCATAAGGACAGTTCTATTCATCTTCTGTAAATCAAATAACTTGTTTGTGTGCTATTGGGTTTCATAGTGTAACATAGTGTGTTGAGTTTTACATTACCTTGATAATCTTCTCCACACCAGCTGAGATGATCATGTGCGTGGTCGGGTTAAAGCGGACCTGGTTGACAATAGACCTGTGTCCAGAGAGTACCATGAATGCCTGGTCGACAGACACCATAGTATCAGGCTCATTTGCCAGCATGTCTGGTATCCTCCAGACATACACATTAAAGTCGTCTGACCCAGAGATGATATACTGATCTTTGTCTCCAGCAAAGCAGTGGCTCTTCATGGTGCAAACATTGTTGTACCCAGGATGATCAAACTCTGCTAGGCTGGCTGTGCGGTCAATGCGGTATAGCACAGGTGGTAGGCGACGCCTCAGCGCAGTCAGCATAGTGCCTGCTTTATTCCACCTGACGCCCATGGCACATGGCTGAGGTGTTATGCTGCTGTACTGATGCAGGAGCCTGACAAAAAGGATGTATCACCATCATGatgaccatcaccatcaccaccatcaccaccaccaccatcaccaccaccaccatcaccaccaccaccatcaccatcatgatgataaccatcatcatcctccTAATCTTATCACCATATATTCTTTTATACTTGTATTACCTGACTCCTGTCAGGTTTGTATTTgtcaaagttttattttttatgttcttTCATACTAACAGCGACTAAATATTGATGTTCTGGTCgagattgttattattttcttactttttAGGGGCTCGGGAATCCCATAGCTGTACTCCCTTCTTTGCATTTGCTGTAGCAATGAGCACAGGATCAACAGGGTTGAACACAGCAGCATGAAATGCAGAGGACGGGTACCGTGCGACACACTGGGAGGGGCCTGCGAGGTGGAATTGAAAGTAGATGTAATATGTTTACCATTGTTGCATCCGCCCAGTCCCTAGTTGTCATGACTGACATGCCCTAAGCTTTAACATTAACATAAGTTAAATAAGAAAACCTCTAGTGAGTGGTCACCCTCAATCAAGGGGTCACCCTCCAACTTGACCAAGACTGAATGGAACGGTCTACGTGACTTTGACACAGATGCTAGAAGATCTCTTTATCTGTCAATAGTTAGACCAACAGTGGGATACGCAAGCAAGGTGTGGGCACCTCAAGCAATTACGGACATGAGATCGGTGGAGGCTCTGCAACGCCTTGCGACAAAAGTGAAACTAACAAATAGCGCTAAACTCACATACCAGGAACGCTTAGAACAGGCAAATTTGCTACCCCTCTCCTACTGGCATGAAATTAAGGACCTTGTTTTTATGTATAAATGCCTAAATGGACACTATAATATTCCGTCCTCGCATTACTTTAAACCATTGCCATCGCTAAGATCGTCCCGCCACAGGAGCAACCTTGATATAGCCACCCCCTCTGTAAAACTAagctttttcaaaatttatttttcaatcGAATTCCGAAGGTGTGGAGTACACTCCCTGTAGATATACTGTACGCACTACGtcatcattaccctctttAAAAACAAACTAGCAGTCAAATATAGCTAGGCAATGCAAACTACTTTCAATGCCGAAAATGCAATAACATGGAAATCAGTTTTTCCTAAGTGCTGCCGCCCTAGGAGTATTCTAGTGCAACCATCCTGTTGCTATTAGCCATTTAGAGTAGGGTTTTTTAAagtactttttctttatattttccttcatttgttgttgtcgttattgccaattattttttcttttattgtaaaGGGTTACACTTGAGTTGGAGCCATGCTCTGTTGCGTCAACCTTACCGCTATTTCATATGTGTTATAGTGGTAGAAGCcttataaataaacaaacaaacaaacaaataaataataaaaacttaCTGCTTCCTGTCGGTGTCCTTACATCCCACATGAGGACTTTGCCATTTTCACATGCTGTTAAGAAAACGTTATCCTCTGGGTGGATGTTCAGACAGTAGACTGGATCATCGTGGATAAACACACCCACTGTCTCTCCCctgaaaaaaaggcaaaatacCAGGTTAAGTTCTTAGCACAGAAAATTTCTAACTTGACCAGATCCTGCAACCAACCACAAGTCACTTGTATCTAATGTGAAAAAACTTACGTTTTCAGGTCATGTCTCATTGCTTGATCATCATTTCCTTAAAAAAGATGTGAGTTACAGTAGATAAATACAATATAATGAATACCAATTCATCCAAATATATACTCTACATCATCCATCCTGTCCCCTCCCACATAAGGCTTTGCTTTTAGGAGATTTCACCTTTTTCCTTTCACTTTTTCATTGCATGTTCAAATCCCTAATATACACACAAATTTGTAAAACAAGAATTCAAACAAAGTGGACTTCTAATATAATAAGTTGTATGATAGTTACCGGCAGAATAGATGAGGTTGTTATCATTGCTGAAGACTGTACAGAAAATATTTGATCTGTGTTGTCCCTTCATCTGAGCAGGTGACAGCTTAGTGTTGGTGAGGGACCTCTCAATATCCCACACAAGCACCCTGCGGTCATCCCCGCCTGGTGAACATGAAATTACAACATATCACACCTACAGCACCCAATAACCATCTGCAGACATATAATGACAACATATCACACCAGGCCCATTGCCAAGATTTTGACTAGAGAAGTTTGTTTACCCATTGagtggaccattttctcttaggtagctaGTCCTAGCTCGCAATAGTACTTAATTTTTCTTAATGAGAGCTGACCTTCCAGTCAAGTGGGAGCTcttttgcaccccccttggctaTGGGCCTGCGCATCTACATCACCCTGTAAAAATCTTCGAAATATGATGACAACACACCTACAGTACAGCACCCtgttaccaccaccacaaccaacATGTTTCAAGTTATTATTTCATTGTTCAACCTTCAAAAACCAATAAGCGCAAAATTCATTTTATCCAAATAGACTTAATATTGTCCTAGGACAAGATGTTGTTATAACGACAACCTCAACAGAGGTATTGTGACAGGAGTGAATGACTTCAGTGCATTGCTGGAAACTTTAAACCATGCCCAAGTTATTCAAGTCTTCTTTATAATAACATTCTAACAACTGCAGATGTTAGATGTAGTTGGCATTTTCAAAATCCCTTATAAGACAGACGGTTCAGTGTGGTATTGTTTTACTCTAAAGCCTATTTTTGATAATCCCAAGGTATGAAGAATTAAAGAAAGGTGCCACgttatttttactccaaaTGGAAATTAGCATAAATAAACTCAACACGAAAGAGTATATCCAAATGTACTGAGAGCTTGAAATACCTGACACAACAAGCTCCCCTCCTTTGTTAGAGAACTCGATGGCGTTCACGCAGCCAAAGTGTCCACGTAAGTCTTTTCGGAACAAATCTTTGCAAGACGCGAACTTGGCGGCCAGCAAACTGGAACAGGAGACAGACGAGCCATAGAGTTCACGGGCAGTCTGGTGGCAAATATAACTACTTTGAGCCGCTACAGGCCTCTTGGGAGAGACATCCCATCTCCTGGACATCTTCGCCTCTTGGCTTTAGTATTTCTTAAGCTCCTTTTAAAACAGACGTGGAAAAAGACATGTGTTTTTGTACAGTTGTAGAGTTCTAACCAAAATGCGTCAAATAAATTTTCGAATGCTAATGAAACAGTGAGATGCGGAGGAGTGGGGACTAGTGTCCAGGTCGCTCGTGTAAAAAGATCGCCTGGCCACTAATCTGTTGTCAAGTAAAATTTGTTGCTGACGACAAGAAAAGTAGAGATATTTTTGGGAATTTTCTACTTACTTATCTACTTGTTTGGACAAATCTTGGAAGAAGCCGCCTAGAAATATGGAGTCTTTGCAGAAGGAGCTGGCAAAGATAAAAGTTACGCTACCAGATGTAGCAGACATGCCGTAAGTTTGGGGAAAACGCGATGGCGGGAAGAACCGAAAACTTGAATTCATGCTAGCTTACATTACACGGTGCTTTTTTGCTATGGAATACTTTATATATGCTGTTTTTGCATAAAATAAGCACCTGCTCTTTGTTTTCACTGTAACATTATCAGAATTTTTAAAACGAGAACTTAATTCAACAAACTGTTTCCATTTTTGTGTAAATGTGCAAATTTTCCAAGTTAAGCTTAAAGGCC encodes:
- the LOC5511960 gene encoding DDB1- and CUL4-associated factor 5 isoform X1: MSRRWDVSPKRPVAAQSSYICHQTARELYGSSVSCSSLLAAKFASCKDLFRKDLRGHFGCVNAIEFSNKGGELVVSGGDDRRVLVWDIERSLTNTKLSPAQMKGQHRSNIFCTVFSNDNNLIYSAGNDDQAMRHDLKTGETVGVFIHDDPVYCLNIHPEDNVFLTACENGKVLMWDVRTPTGSSPSQCVARYPSSAFHAAVFNPVDPVLIATANAKKGVQLWDSRAPKKLLHQYSSITPQPCAMGVRWNKAGTMLTALRRRLPPVLYRIDRTASLAEFDHPGYNNVCTMKSHCFAGDKDQYIISGSDDFNVYVWRIPDMLANEPDTMVSVDQAFMVLSGHRSIVNQVRFNPTTHMIISAGVEKIIKVWSPWEVYGDKKSGIRPLTSSQRRELYSHDDYVDLVLSSGRPLTHEYDEGSVEEDPRMLAFFDSLIQHEERGWESDSDDSFSPEEFYLNFTHADSSGSDSGNEPPGLSIQSVRDILAGYATAPGYQEEPPADEETRAVLRRMGQLRRAMHLRNEAAEEEGDSEAQDVLRRMRRLQRAVFLRGFLREEEQEGAVAAPSESSLQYLRDINRVLIDGQGGSSSDSSTGTSSESERLARMPSNSSDLIRRARFPSTSSASSDRLGLLASPSSSSEMRAGLAPPENDAVVLRSATFRRRTFGSTRRYRRTRVADDEQDGEETSSASESSDSQSSSSSHESDVDRRRRRCKQARTHESDSTCASTNTEPNRTDPRINTGTNRMGSKLDTGPNQTDSRLLTGANGTDSQLDTGPNQTDSRLDTGPSRTASSSKSQCSRDPLHSSSEDANSTGMLVGITQENERNSSEHSTRNSSNCEGYQSIRRIKSSATATLSHSFDSSDVCNGSGNIPACTLTQMCNSFCESEKVKESSSSTLHSCDHSNDHATSNNTRKPWDMPGYRPCNGSSGHVTQCPKTPNRGTICQEQHRTQIDDSHNEKVSNNIHCCGAGNKQQTVSSQSSEKHPGES
- the LOC116618058 gene encoding protein CEBPZOS, which gives rise to MVLGARHRWLVLRGVIVAEAVAFLTSFRVWHYMNTDQEYRRWMKDNYPSILEGFYTTAEMGGYVDVRKDDQKTWNSE
- the LOC5511960 gene encoding DDB1- and CUL4-associated factor 5 isoform X2, whose translation is MSRRWDVSPKRPVAAQSSYICHQTARELYGSSVSCSSLLAAKFASCKDLFRKDLRGHFGCVNAIEFSNKGGELVVSGGDDRRVLVWDIERSLTNTKLSPAQMKGQHRSNIFCTVFSNDNNLIYSAGNDDQAMRHDLKTGETVGVFIHDDPVYCLNIHPEDNVFLTACENGKVLMWDVRTPTGSSPSQCVARYPSSAFHAAVFNPVDPVLIATANAKKGVQLWDSRAPKKLLHQYSSITPQPCAMGVRWNKAGTMLTALRRRLPPVLYRIDRTASLAEFDHPGYNNVCTMKSHCFAGDKDQYIISGSDDFNVYVWRIPDMLANEPDTMVSVDQAFMVLSGHRSIVNQVRFNPTTHMIISAGVEKIIKVWSPWEVYGDKKSGIRPLTSSQRRELYSHDDYVDLVLSSGRPLTHEYDEGSVEEDPRMLAFFDSLIQHEERGWESDSDDSFSPEEFYLNFTHADSSGSDSGNEPPGLSIQSVRDILAGYATAPGYQEEPPADEETRAVLRRMGQLRRAMHLRNEAAEEEGDSEAQDVLRRMRRLQRAVFLRGFLREEEQEGAVAAPSESSLQYLRDINRVLIDGQGGSSSDSSTGTSSESERLARMPSNSSDLIRRARFPSTSSASSDRLGLLASPSSSSEMRAGLAPPENDAVVLRSATFRRRTFGSTRRYRRTRVADDEQDGEETSSASESSDSQSSSSSHESDVDRRRRRCKQARTHESDSTCASTNTEPNRTDPRINTGTNRMGSKLDTGPNQTDSRLLTGANGTDSRLDTGPSRTASSSKSQCSRDPLHSSSEDANSTGMLVGITQENERNSSEHSTRNSSNCEGYQSIRRIKSSATATLSHSFDSSDVCNGSGNIPACTLTQMCNSFCESEKVKESSSSTLHSCDHSNDHATSNNTRKPWDMPGYRPCNGSSGHVTQCPKTPNRGTICQEQHRTQIDDSHNEKVSNNIHCCGAGNKQQTVSSQSSEKHPGES